A portion of the uncultured Fibrobacter sp. genome contains these proteins:
- a CDS encoding proline--tRNA ligase: MKLSKYFYVTLRETPSDATMPSHIFLMRGGYIKPVSTGIYSMMPMGFRVIQKIVNIIREEMNKIGGIEVDLPVVQTAELWSESGRYQAIGEELLRFKDRNNHNMVLAMTHEEAMTDLVRYVLNSYKQLPVMLYQFKTKYRDEARARGGFIRVREFLMKDAYSFHTSQEDLDRHYQEEYDAYLRIYRRVGIEPVVVQSDTGIMGGKVAHEFMLDTPNGEDYLILCKKCGYQANREIAKFQRVPFKGDENAALEKVATPNSESIEEITKFLNVPAESTAKCVFFDFEGKLITVVVPGNLDVSEIKLHNLLKAKELYPAEDSLIKACGMVPGFASPINSHDTRIIVDEAIADSFDLVTGANEEGFHFKHCNPKRDFPKFEVADIAEASEVCKCPCCGELLTETRGIEMGNIFKLGTKFSESMGAKFLTAEKTTAPAIMGCYGIGVGRLMASVVENSHDDFGPIWPKSIAPFQVEIVPIGKEAELVELAEKFEKELEAAGIDVLVDDRDERPGVKFKDADLWGSPVRIAIGKKGLANGEVEWKFRNEKEFSMVKVEDVVEKAKAYFDE, encoded by the coding sequence ATGAAACTCTCTAAGTACTTTTACGTGACGCTCCGCGAAACGCCGAGCGATGCCACCATGCCCAGCCACATCTTCCTTATGCGCGGCGGCTACATCAAGCCTGTTTCTACCGGTATCTACTCCATGATGCCCATGGGTTTCCGCGTGATCCAGAAGATCGTGAACATCATCCGCGAAGAAATGAACAAGATTGGCGGTATCGAAGTGGACCTGCCGGTGGTGCAGACCGCTGAACTCTGGAGCGAATCGGGCCGTTACCAGGCTATTGGCGAAGAACTCCTGCGCTTCAAGGACCGCAACAACCACAACATGGTGCTTGCCATGACGCACGAAGAAGCCATGACCGACCTCGTGCGCTACGTGCTCAACAGCTACAAGCAGCTGCCGGTGATGCTCTACCAGTTCAAGACCAAGTACCGTGACGAAGCTCGTGCCCGCGGTGGTTTTATCCGCGTTCGTGAATTCCTGATGAAGGATGCTTACAGCTTCCACACCAGCCAGGAAGACCTGGACCGTCACTACCAGGAAGAATACGACGCCTACCTCCGCATCTACCGTCGCGTGGGCATTGAACCGGTGGTGGTGCAGAGCGATACGGGTATCATGGGCGGTAAGGTCGCTCACGAATTCATGCTCGACACTCCGAACGGCGAAGACTACTTGATTCTCTGCAAGAAGTGCGGCTACCAGGCCAACCGCGAAATCGCCAAGTTCCAGCGCGTGCCGTTCAAGGGCGACGAAAACGCAGCCCTCGAAAAGGTTGCTACGCCGAACAGCGAAAGCATCGAAGAAATCACCAAGTTCCTGAATGTTCCGGCCGAATCGACAGCCAAGTGCGTGTTCTTCGACTTCGAAGGCAAGCTCATCACGGTCGTGGTTCCGGGCAACCTCGACGTTTCCGAAATCAAGCTTCACAACTTGCTGAAGGCGAAGGAACTTTACCCCGCCGAAGACAGCCTCATCAAGGCTTGCGGCATGGTTCCGGGCTTTGCTTCCCCGATCAATTCTCATGACACCCGCATCATCGTGGACGAAGCCATCGCAGATTCCTTCGATCTCGTCACGGGCGCAAACGAAGAAGGCTTCCACTTCAAGCATTGCAATCCGAAGCGCGACTTCCCGAAGTTCGAAGTGGCCGACATTGCTGAAGCTTCCGAAGTCTGCAAGTGCCCCTGCTGCGGCGAACTCCTCACCGAGACCCGCGGTATCGAAATGGGCAACATCTTCAAGCTCGGCACCAAGTTCTCCGAATCCATGGGCGCGAAGTTCCTCACCGCCGAAAAGACGACCGCTCCCGCCATCATGGGTTGCTACGGCATCGGCGTGGGCCGCCTGATGGCTTCCGTCGTGGAAAACAGCCACGATGACTTCGGACCGATTTGGCCCAAGTCCATCGCTCCGTTCCAGGTGGAAATCGTCCCCATCGGCAAGGAAGCTGAACTCGTGGAACTCGCTGAAAAATTCGAAAAGGAACTCGAAGCAGCTGGCATCGACGTGCTCGTGGACGACCGCGACGAACGCCCGGGCGTGAAGTTCAAGGACGCCGACCTCTGGGGTTCTCCGGTGCGTATCGCAATCGGCAAGAAGGGCCTCGCGAACGGCGAAGTCGAATGGAAGTTCCGCAACGAAAAGGAATTCTCCATGGTCAAGGTCGAAGACGTTGTCGAGAAGGCCAAGGCATACTTCGATGAGTAA